ACTTTTGTCTCAAACCTTTGTGTCGATTTTGTCGTCAGGCGAATTTGATCCACGCAGACGTAGAAAGTGCCATGATCGATGCCAAAGGAGGGAAAGTGAAGAAGAGACCAGAGACTCTGAAGTAAGAACCCAACGTTTTATTACACGCTGTTTCTCACgctgactcctgattggctgatccACTTGTCTGCAGGATGATCCTGAAGAGCGACGGGGTCATTCCACCTCCCCCGCCTGCTCCCGCCCCCCAACCCCCGGTATCGTCCAATCAGCTGGACGTGAAGAGCAGAGCGGCCGCCTGGTCGGCCTGGACCAATGAGCAGCAAGACTGTGAGTGATGTCACTTTGTAGGAGGAGCATGCAACAAAAGACTTTAATTAGTTTctaattaaaacctttttatttaaaactagATTTAAACCAACTCATATTCTGATTAATAATATCTCTAAATGTGAAGAATATttccacaaataaaaatacatatttcattGATGTAGGAGGATCACAataaaatatcaacacaaatcaaaacttAAAAACCCGTTTGTGTGGCAGACGAGCAGCAGCGACAGATGCCGtcgtcggaggaggaggaggggccgGTGGAGATGACGGCGGCTCGCGTGGACAGAGACGTGGTGCGTTGCTCTTTTAACCACGTCGTGTTCTGAGCTGAGATTAAATCTGAGGTCGTCGGGTTCACGGGACAAAAGATGACGAAGGATTAAAGCTGATTGAAGAACGTCGTCCTGTTCAGAAATAATCTGAGTTTAGAAGCTTTgaagaaaaatctgtttaataaagaaaaacatcagagcTCGTCTGTTTGTTCACGTTTCATCGTAAACGTCTCAAATTGTCAGAGCCAATTAGAAACGAGCTTTTATTCTTCACAGCAAATCCTCAACCACATCCTGGACGACATCGAATTCTTCGTCACCAAACTTCAGAAAGCGGCCGAAGCGTTTAACGATCTTTCCAAGAGGAAGAAGATCAAGAGTAAAAAGAAAGGTCCGGGAGGTGAGAGCGtctgaaacaggaagtcagagtGTGAACCAATCACTGAGCTGCTTCTAACGACACGTTATTATCATGTTGtttacatctgtgtttgtgtgtgtgtgtgtatatatatatatatatatatatatatatatatatatatatatatatatatatatatatatatatatattatttatttacagagggtaaataaccctaaccctcataTTGTAGTAatttcactcttttctcttccaCCTTGTGTCCACCAGAGGGCGTCCTGACTCTGCGCTCCAAACCCCCCGGAGAGGACGAGTTCGTCGACTGTTTTCAGAAGTTTAAACACGCTTTCAACCAGCTGGTGTGagactcctcctcttcctcctcttcctcttcctcctcctcctcctcctccgagtGGAGTGATGATGCGTTCACTGACCTCATGTTCTGTTGTGCAGGGGAAGCTGAAGGATCACATCCAGAACCCGAGCTCCACAGACCtggttcacttcctgttcactcCACTCAGAATGGTCAGACTTGTTCCTCTGTGGTCATATCAAATCATGTATTAATACACATACATGTTCACATACATGttcacatacatgtacatatacacatacatgtacttgatttcttttttaaatctgtgttgcTGTGGACGAGGCCTCGGTCTGACCCTGCCGCCCTCCTCAGGTGATCCAGGCGTCGGGCAGCCCGGACCTGGCTCGCAGCGTCGTGGTTCCTCTGCTCACCAGAGACGCCATCGACTTCCTCCACGCCTCAGGAACAGCGGAGGAGAGACACCTGTGGGTCGCCCTGGGAGACGGCTGGACCAAATGCAGGTGAGACGACAACATGAACAGCATTTATAAACTTATGAAACATCAACAGCgtgaactttatttaaaaaccgTCTCCAGGTTGGAGTGGCCGAGGGATCACTACTTCCCGCCCTGCCTGCTGAGGTTTCGTGACGGCTGGGAGCCTGCGGCGTTACCGGGGGGGACTCGGGGTCGAGAGGCGGAGCTGACTCAGCTGGCAGAGAGCCTCGCCCACGCAGAGatccagagagaggaggagctgacgATGAGGCTGGCTCAGGAGGtcaggctcctcctccttttACGTCTGTGATGCtaaatctgtttgtgttgaattaACTGTCATATCGTGTCTGTCCAGCAGACGGCGCTGCAGTCGTTCCCTCCGACAGATGGGTACGCCTTTTCCAACACATCGTACAAACGCACGCAGATCCTGGATCAGGACGCGGCCGTGGCTGCGTTCAAACACGCCGTCAGCCGCCATGTTGACCGGTAACGAGCTGAGGTCACGGCGCCCTGGAGAACTGATCCCAGAACTGATCCCACTTTACTGCCACTGAGGCGTTTTTCATCCTCCATGAAATCCTGCCTCCTTTAAttcctcttttttattctcaaatatttattcatctctTTATTCTGATCCTTTAAATTTCTCATCTGACTCTTGatctgttttaaatctttttttatttcctcccctGAAAACTGAATTTCCTTCAAACTTTGGGATTAAAGTCGGGACATTTCTCCACGGCTCCGATATCTTAGAAATGAAATTCAGTTCATGTTGTAATTTTATGATTCTtagttcatatctgaaaacttTTATAAAACAGTTCACAACAGTTTGTTCATGATCTAAACTACAGTTTCGTGCTGTGAGATGTTTTCTTGTCGTTTCCATGGTAACTTGTGAATCTCTGTTCTTCGTCTATTCCAGAACTTTTGATGCCGAAACCAGAAATCAACCAAATATTTTTGCCAAATCTAAATTTGACTTTGTGGCAAGAAACAACACGGAACTTTCTGTCCTGAAAGACGAGGTCGTCGAGGTAAAACGCTCGCgtggttttttatttattaagattTCTTTAATATACGTTTGTTATATTTTCACGTTGtactacatttatttacagtatcTGGTTCAAAGTAATCACATGTTAGTTTACTTCTaatagagaataaaaaaatccaatgtaattttaaaaaattcctaattttataatataataaaactgtaacattgtgattttatcagttttaaattaaattattttaaaaatcaacaaTAAACTTTTCAATGTGGCGACTTCTGCCTCAACGCCCTCGTCCCTGATTCTCGTCTTCCAGGTTCTGGACGACAGGAAGCAGTGGTGGAGGGTTCGTAACGATGGGGGGGCGTCGGGCTACGTGCCAAACAACATCCTGGAAATCACCAAAGCCGTGGACGTGACGGGCCGAGCAGATCCCATCTACAGCCACACCATCCAGGTAAGAGACGAGAGCACGACGCAGACCATCTAACGTCCAATTCAAACGTGAGTCTCATGAATCACTCGTTCTGTTTTCATAACTGAAGCTTATGATGCCAAAGAAGGAGTTTGAGTTGTTTAAGGTAGGTCGAGAGTTTGTTCTCCGCTCCGCGTCTGAACCGAAGCTGCTGCACGTAGTGGAACTGACAGACTGCTCCTTTAAGTGTGTTTGACGCAGTAGAACATCGTCAGTAGAGGACGATGCGGCCGTAGATTTCGTAGTTTGACGTGAGTTTGACGTGTcgtgaataaaatgtttgtttcatggtctcatcacaaacatgtttgttttattttgaacgtCAGCAGCAATTATTGGGCGAGTTGAACGAGGTAAAGACGAACAGACGACATCACGTTAGAGATAAAACGAGTTCCCTGTAAAAATAAACCTGTCGCTCTCAGAAACAGACCACGAGGACGGACCTGATCCCCGGTAAAGCTGCTGCCGCTCCGATGCCCCCGGCCCCCACGCCGCCGCCCCCGGCCCCCGCCAGGCTCCCCACGCCGCCCCTGCCTCCTCCGGCCACCGAGCCCGCCAAACTATCTGCCGGCAGCAGCGCTGTCAGCCGCCAGAGCAGCACCACGTCCAGCGACCACGGCGGCGTCACCATGAGGGACCACGACAACCAGAGACCCGCCCCCTTCAACCGTGAGCCGATCAATGACAGGACAACTGCAAAAATATTCTTAACGTTTCAATTATATTTTCgccattttatatattttgtatattacaTGAAATGTTATGTTAAGTTAATCTCTTACAAACTGTGATGAAGTAGTTTTGTTAAAACTAAATCcgttttctctttattttataaCTTGTTACTtgatgttttgtctttattctctAAAAGTTCTCCATacgtgtttattttttagtCTCAGATGAGTTTTGTTGAAACAGAATCTGGCTCTTCAGAGATCATGTGACCATGTTTCAGTCGTGTGACCTGACGGCTGCTCGTCCTCCCGCAGGCAGGAAGTCCAACATGGAGGACGTTCAGGACGAGCTGATGCACAGACTGACGCTGGGTCGCAGCGCTCAGAAGAAGTTTCCACTTCCTTCTCGCGGCGGCGGCCTCCCGTCCGTCAGCATCACGTACGACTCGTCACCTGACGACGTCAAAGTCTGGTTGGACGCCAAAGGCTTCAGTCCAGTGTGAGTGTGACGTCGTGTTCACCGGTGGAAACATCtcaacaaacatgtttatttgatcagttttatttccctccatatttttatagttttataaatTTCTGCTGAACAGTgaagaatatttttattttaacttttagaATGTTCTTAATGAAACGTCCTCTGATGTTCACGGAGTCAAAGTTTGTCGGGCTCCTTCATCATTCACCTCACGTCCTGttagctcctcctcctcacctgtaCTTCCTGTCTGCAGCACCATCACCAGCCTCGGCGTCCTCACCGGAGCTCAGCTGTTTTCTCTCAACAAAGAGGAGCTGAAGACGGTTTGTCCCGACGACGGCGCCCGAGTCTTCAGTCAGGTGACCGTGCAGAAGGCCGCGCTGGAGGTGAGTCGCCAACATAAAGTTTCAGTGCttaactttactttgaaaagattcttcttccttttaaaataatcattttaaatcGGTCTTTGATTGAAGTCGAGAAACAGAAATTAATTTCCTCACTTTTCGGTCGATTTGAAAGAGTTTGGATCATGTGACTTTTATCTTTTGGGTTCAGACGAACATTTTCAATCAcaacagcagaataaaaaacTCTTAACATTTCGAATTTCAGTAAAACAAATTACTGAACTCTTTCATTGTCTAGGTTGAGAGCCCCCTAGTGGCAGGAAGTGACCTGATCTGCATTTACAACTTTAAACCTTGAACAAAGTCGACGAGATGGATCCATGTGGatttacaaactgtttattatcTGTACTGAAGTGAAGTTTGTTTTCTAACACAGAATCACATTAAATATCTTTTTTGACAGTGAAATCAATTCAGGATCAATCTTCTAGATCTTAAATCTTCACACTGTCGTATGTTGGATTTCGTGTCTTCAGCTTCTTATTTTCACACGTGTTTTAAACTGAAGACCGAGTGTTGACATCTGCTATGTATTTGGTTCCTGTTGATCTGCTGTAGATCTGTTGAAGGTCTGGTGAAGGTCTGTAGATCTGTTGAAGATCTGTAGATCTGTTGAAGGTCTGTAGATCTGTTGAAGGTCTGTAGATCTGCTGTAGATCTGTTGAAGGTCTGTAGAAGGTCTATAGATCTGTTGAAGGACTGTAGATCTGTTGAAGGTCTGTAGATCTGTTGAAGGACTGTAGATCTGTAGAAGGTCTATAGATCTGTTGAAGGTCTGTAGAAGGTCTATAGATCTGTTGAAGGTCTGTAGAAGGTCTATAGATCTGTTGAAGGACTATAGATCTGTTGAAGGACTGTAGAAGGTCTGTTGAAGGACTGTAGATCTGTTGAAGGACTGTAGAAGGTCTGTTGAAGGACTGTAGATCTGTAGAAGGTCTGTAGATCTGTTGAAGGACTGTAGAAGGTCTGTTGAAGGACTGTAGATCTGTAGAAGGCCTGTAGATCTGTTGAAGGACTGTAGAAGGTCTATAGATCTGTTGAAGGTCTGTAGAAGGTCTATAGATCTGTTGAAGGACTGTAGATCTGTTGAAGGTCTGTAGAAGGTCTGTTGAAGGACTGTAGATCTGTTGAAGGTCTGTAGAAGGTCTGTAGATGGTCTATAGATCTGTTGAAGGACTGTAGATCTGTTGAAGGTCTGTAGAAGGTCTATAGATCTGTTGAAGGTCTGTAGAAGGTCTATAGATCTGTTGAAGGACTGTAGATCTGTTGAAGGTCTGTAGGTCTGTTGAAGGACTGTAGATCTGTTGAAGGTCTGTAGAAGGTCTGTAGAAGGTCTATAGATCTGTTGAAGGACTGTAGATCTGTTGAAGGTCTGTTGAAGGACTGTAGATCTGTAGAAGGACTGTAGATCTGTTGAAGGTCTGTAGAAGGTCTGTTGAAGGACTGTAGATCTGTAGAAGGTCTGTAGATCTGTTGAAGGACTGTAGAAGGTCTGTTGAAGGACTGTAGATCTGTAGAAGGTCTGTAGATCTGTTGAAGGACTGTAGAAGGTCTGTTGAAGGACTGTAGATCTGTAGAAGGTCTGTAGATCTGTTGAAGGACTGTAGAAGGTCTGTTGAAGGACTGTAGATCTGTTGAAGGTCTGTAGAAGGTCTGTTGAAGGTCTGTAGATCTGTAGAAGGTCTGTTGAAGGACTGTAGATCTGTTGAAGGTCTGTTGAAGGTCTGTAGATCTGTAGAAGGTCTGTTGAAGGACTGTAGATCTGTTGAAGGTCTGTAGAAGGTCTGTTGAAGGTCTGTAGAAGGTCTGTTGAAGGTCTGTAGATCTggtgaagatgttttctgttttaaactCTCCGGTCGCTCTGGTGTGTGGTGTCTGTTTCCACCTGCAGGTTTTCTTCTGACCCTCCTCTGACCTGATTCTGTTTCCACTCATCAAGGTATCGTGATAAGATGTCCGCCTCGTTCTGTCGGCCAGAATCACACGACTGAAACATCAGCGTTTCCTCGGAGACGGAACCTGTTGATCAGCTCATGGTCAAATCCTCTGAACCCACTTGATCTAACTCGGGGTCACCACACGACCTTTCTGCTCTGGACGTTATGATAATCATTTCTGACTCTGGCCGACAGAACGACACGTTTCATGTTTAGCAGCGATTTAAGCTAGCGCCGGTTTGTCGTCCTGCTGTGGCTGTGTAGATCAGTAAGTCCTCCTGAAACTCCCTGAATGAACCAGCTCCTGACCTTGACCTGCACTTcctgttgacctctgaccttcaccTGTGCACTCTCTGACCCCGCCCCCTGTAGAGACCAGGATGTAGATCTGAGTTCCATCtgtgttagcttagctttgaTTAGCATTCAGCTATTTGTATGAGTTGTTCTTAATCATGTCA
The sequence above is a segment of the Hippoglossus stenolepis isolate QCI-W04-F060 chromosome 22, HSTE1.2, whole genome shotgun sequence genome. Coding sequences within it:
- the eps8a gene encoding LOW QUALITY PROTEIN: epidermal growth factor receptor kinase substrate 8a (The sequence of the model RefSeq protein was modified relative to this genomic sequence to represent the inferred CDS: inserted 1 base in 1 codon) yields the protein MNGYEAPALASGIFGSYDSNMNGLDSPEPLRNKAKSGAKALYEQRKHFTKTSINSLTDTSQYHVEHLTTFVLDRKDGLITVDDGIRRLRLLDAKGKVWTQEMLLQVEEKSVSLVDQDTKNELENFPIGTIQHCQAVMNNCSFDSILALVCKESGQTKADLHLFQCDDIKANLIHADVESAMIDAKGGKVKKRPETLKMILKSDGVIPPPPPAPAPQPPVSSNQLDVKSRAAAWSAWTNEQQDYEQQRQMPSSEEEEGPVEMTAARVDRDVQILNHILDDIEFFVTKLQKAAEAFNDLSKRKKIKSKKKGPGEGVLTLRSKPPGEDEFVDCFQKFKHAFNQLGKLKDHIQNPSSTDLVHFLFTPLRMVIQASGSPDLARSVVVPLLTRDAIDFLHASGTAEERHLWVALGDGWTKCRLEWPRDHYFPPCLLRFRDGWEPAALPGGTRGREAELTQLAESLAHAEIQREEELTMRLAQEQTALQSFPPTDGYAFSNTSYKRTQILDQDAAVAAFKHAVSRHVDRTFDAETRNQPNIFAKSKFDFVARNNTELSVLKDEVVEVLDDRKQWWRVRNDGGASGYVPNNILEITKAVDVTGRADPIYSHTIQLMMPKKEFELFKQLLGELNEKQTTRTDLIPGKAAAAPMPPAPTPPPPAPARLPTPPLPPPATEPAKLSAGSSAVSRQSSTTSSDHGGVTMRDHDNQRPAPFNRRKSNMEDVQDELMHRLTLGRSAQKKFPLPSRGGGLPSVSITYDSSPDDVKVWLDAKGFSPVTITSLGVLTGAQLFSLNKEELKTVCPDDGARVFSQVTVQKAALERSSGSELQEVMRRRQEKLAVTTCDXGVESFDEGSSH